In the genome of Amia ocellicauda isolate fAmiCal2 chromosome 3, fAmiCal2.hap1, whole genome shotgun sequence, one region contains:
- the LOC136747052 gene encoding olfactory receptor 52E8-like: MENSSSIAVITLYGLEETRSHQHVFFAFTLLVYLLIFFFNLTLIIIIIIEKTLHEPMYIFLCNLCVNGLYGTAGLYPKLLSDFLFESHVISYAGCLIQAFVIYTSVLSEFTILTVMAYDRYVAICKPLQYHSIMTSLTISKFLLISWSLPSCESAIGILLNIRLPLCGSQIDKLYCDNWSIVKLSCVDTTINNVYSYIVILIHVSEVLFILYSYIHIIRACAKSSEEMSKFMQTCLPHLITLIGFTFSTVFDVMYSRYGSKNIPQGLRNFLAVEFLLIPPVLNPLIYGLKLSQIRRRVMRVFSIKLDILKIINQFIIHLLILP; the protein is encoded by the exons ATGGAGAACTCATCCAGCATTGCAGTCATCACACTCTATGGGTTAGAAGAGACAAGATCTCATCaacatgtcttttttgcttttactCTTCTTGTTTatctattaatatttttttttaatttgacacTGATCATTATAATCATCATTGAGAAAACCCTCCATGAGCCTATGTACATCTTCCTCTGTAACCTGTGTGTCAATGGACTGTATGGAACTGCTGGTCTGTATCCTAAACTCCTGTCTGACTTCCTCTTTGAGTCTCATGTGATCTCATACGCTGGATGTTTGATTCAAGCATTTGTGATCTACACTTCTGTTCTGAGTGAATTTACTATTTTAACAGTGATGGCTTATGACAGGTATGTGGCAATTTGCAAACCTTTACAATACCATTCGATCATGACATCTCTAACTATCAGTAAGTTTCTGTTGATATCTTGGAGTCTTCCTTCCTGTGAATCAGCAATTGGGATATTGTTAAATATCAGACTTCCTCTGTGTGGATCTCAAATTGACAAACTGTACTGTGATAACTGGTCAATTGTAAAGCTGTCTTGTGTAGACACAACTATTAACAATGTCTATAGTTACATTGTAATACTTATTCATGTTTCTGAAGTCCTTTTTATTCTATATTCATATATCCACATTATAAGGGCTTGTGCAAAGTCGAGTGAAGAGATGAGTAAATTCATGCAGACCTGTTTGCCACATTTGATAACTTTAATCGGCTTCACATTCAGCACAGTGTTTGATGTAATGTACAGTCGATATGGTTCAAAGAACATCCCACAAGGTCTTCGCAATTTCCTGGCAGTTGAATTTCTACTCATCCCTCCTGTTTTAAATCCCCTCATATACGGCTTGAAACTGAGTCAGATTCGCAGGCGAGTTATGAGGGTGTTCAGCATAAAATTAGATATTCTGAA AAttatcaaccagttcataatccatctacttatattaccctga
- the LOC136747053 gene encoding olfactory receptor 4K14-like yields MQNSSSVTVFTLHGLNETASHKYIFFAFTLLAYLLICLLNLTLIISIIIEKTLHEPMYIFVCNLCVNGLYGTAGLYPKLLADFLSDSHQISYAGCLTQAYVIYTSVLSEFTILTVMAYDRYVAICKPLQYHCIMTSVSISKFLLISWILPFCETTIAILLTIRLPLCGSDINKLYCDNWSVVKLSCLDITINNLYGYILILIQVSQALLIVYSYNQIIRACVKSSEEKSTFLQTCFPHVFTVINFTTAIVFDALHSRYGSRNIPQAVRNFLAVEFLIIPPLLNPLIYGLKLSQIRKTVMQLFNRKVEAQY; encoded by the coding sequence ATGCAGAACTCGTCCAGTGTTACAGTCTTCACACTCCATGGATTAAATGAGACGGCAtctcataaatacatattttttgcttttactcTTCTGGCTTACCTTTTGATATGTCTTTTGAACTTGACACTGATCATTTCAATCATCATTGAGAAAACCCTCCATGAGCCTATGTACATCTTTGTCTGTAACCTGTGTGTCAATGGACTGTATGGAACTGCTGGTCTGTATCCTAAACTCCTGGCTGACTTCCTGTCTGACTCTCATCAGATCTCATACGCTGGTTGTTTGACTCAAGCATATGTGATCTACACGTCTGTTCTGTCTGAATTCACAATTTTAACAGTGATGGCTTATGACAGgtatgtggcaatatgtaaaCCTTTACAGTACCATTGTATCATGACATCTGTAAGTATCAGCAAGTTTCTATTGATTTCTTGGATTCTTCCTTTCTGTGAAACAACAATTGCGATATTGTTAACTATCAGACTGCCTCTATGTGGATCTGACATTAACAAACTGTACTGTGATAACTGGTCAGTTGTAAAACTGTCTTGTTTAGATATAACTATAAACAATTtatatggttatattttaattctCATACAAGTTTCTCAAGCACTTTTGATTGTATATTCTTACAACCAGATTATTAGAGCTTGCGTAAAGTCAAGTGAAGAGAAGAGTACATTTCTGCAGACCTGCTTTCCCCATGTATTTACAGTAATCAACTTTACCACAGCTATAGTCTTTGATGCATTGCACAGTCGATATGGTTCAAGGAACATCCCACAGGCTGTACGTAATTTCCTGGCAGTAGAATTTCTAATCATCCCTCCTCTTTTAAATCCCCTTATATACGGCTTGAAACTTAGTCAGATTCGCAAGACAGTTATGCAGTTGTTCAACAGAAAAGTAGAAGCTCAATACTGA